aagttaaagattcaacattatcaatcaacaaataatctaatcacttagattgaaaagtctacaaaagcagcttgaagagtacaagatcaagggccaaaattaactgacaaaggaaggtcacGGACCTACAAGATCTGCAAGGATTCACTatgccagaaatggaaagctttagagataacttaaagtagggtttagtacatcttattacatgctgtgtaaacccgtgtttactaatctataaagtaaacactgatcCTTTGTTTTAAAAGTAACAAGACAGATCTAGATTTTGAAgtactctctcaagatagaagctgaattctttacttacaaagaacccagaattttgtagcaagacatacctaattttaatacaaagttaagcgggttttgaaaatactgtgttTGTTCTGCATGCTTTGTTAATTTTGTAgaacacaatatctctacaaattagattGCCTTGTTTACCATATCCAGATAGTTTGAAAAAGCCTAAAAAttaagaaaacacattcaccccccctcctATGTGTTGCACTCAATATTTAACAGAAATGTATTTAGACCTGTAGTCCAAACACTAGATGGTGTGATCTCCGTCGGGAATAGATGAATATTTGTACGAAAATAAAATAAGAGAAATAAAACTGTGAAATATAAGGCCCGACTTGTATGTAGCCCATGGATTCTCTAAAAGGCCTGAATTTGATTATTAGGAAACTTACGACAATCATTATATGGCTTAAAATAATCCGGTCGTATGTGATATAAAAGGCTTAGtgaatatttattaaatgatggCTATGTTAATAATCAAGTATGTCCATGTGTGTTTATCAAAAGGTCGTTAACCAATTTTGTTATTATTactgtatatgtggatgatttgaataTTGTAGGTACTTCTGAAGATATTACTAACGCTGCTGCTTACTTGAAAAttgagtttgaaatgaaagatcttcGAAATACAAGATTTGTTTAGGTTTAAAGGTGGAGCACTTATCATCGGGCGTATTTGTTCATCAATCAACTTATACAGAAAATATTCTTGATCAGTTCTACATGGACAAAGCTCATCCATTATCGACATCAATAGTTTTCCGATCACTCAAAGTTGAAAAATATCCATTCCGGCCTAGAAAAGAATGCGAAGATGCACTTGGACCTGAAGTTTCATTTTCTAGTGCCATTGAAGCTCTTATGTATCTTGCAAATAACACATGACCAGATATTGcttttgttatgaattttttggCGAGATTCAGTTCTGATCCAACTAAAAGACATTGGGATGAGATAAAACATATATTCAGATATCTTCATGGGATAATTGATCTTGGAATATTCTTTCCAAAAAGCTCAACATCGCATATAGTTGGATATGCGGATGCTAAGTACATGTCATATCCTCATTTTGGACGATCACAAACATGTTATTTATTCACATATTGCGGCACTGCTATCTCTTGGAAGTATACAAAATAGACTATGGCAGCAACTTTATCAAATTAGTTACGCAGAGTTACTTGCAATTCATGAAGCAAATTTGGAATGCATATGGCTAAGATATTTAATTCAACATATTCGAGAATCGTGTGGATTATCAAGTATTTCATATAGTCCTACGATTTTGTTTGAGGATAATACAACTTGTATCAGACAGTTAAAGGAAGGTTATATCAAAAGGGATCGAACTAAACACATCTTGCCAAAAATTTCACACGCATGAACTACAAGAGAATGGTGACATTGATGTACACAAATTACGTTCATGTGATAATCAGGTTGATTTACGTACAAAGTCACTACCTACCTCAACTTTTGAAAAGTTGCGAAACATTTTTGGAATGCAAAGACTGAAATCGTCGCTATAACAAGAAGTCATATTGTGAGACGTTTTATTTAGGGGATGTTGTATTCTATTTCCTTCGTCAAGGTTTTTATCCCATTTTTCCTTTCAGGGTTTTAACGAGACAGACAATCTTTTAATAACTCACATTTGACAAACTTGACAATCAAGGGGGAGTGTTGTATCACATCTTCTATAAATGTGATTGTTAATGATTATAACGGGAATGCACAGTAATagataaaattatataaataatttatatttccaaTACACAGTTATATAGCTTGTAGTAAGTCAGATATTCATACCGGAAGCAAGGTACAAATTTGTGGCGCTCAGATTGGTTGGACATATAACAGTAATAAAAATATATTACTACTTGTTGGTGAGATTGTGAAGTTGTATGAACAGTAGACGTGCGAACTCAACACTAGAACTGGACATGtaaataatactacgtctacacaagaaatcaggaagaaatgaagacaaAGAAAATACAAAGAATTAAAATATTAGAAGAAGTTTTAAAGTCTGATTACAGGTCACTGGAAAAAGTTCATTcatatgttcatgcctcagtgaaaaAAATAAGATTTAAAGACTTTTAGGATTTCAGAATTGTTGAAGATTCAGCGTAAAAGTGCCAtaagaagatttcagtgtattagcattgatAGGATATAAACAGTGTTCGAATAGGAATATGAATAATTGAAGACAGGGTAAGACAAAGGTTAAAGAAGACCACTGCaatcttgaagttatactcactgaaaggagttcatttatatgttcaagcatcAGTGAAGAACAGagaatgaagtattcaagattgtagtaacAATAAAAATGTTATCTGAGTACCAGAAAAGATTctagtgaaagtacatttgtttatcGACAATTAGTgtttgaagcgataaagttgCTGCAAGATTAACAATGTAAttaaggctataatacgaagacctgaatcgaagtTAGTTGTCTGtcaaccagaccagttgcactaggcgtcagcGGTTCGTGAAATGAATCTGAGTATTATCAATACAAAAATTGTTAAGATGAAGAACGTACTTTGATTGAACGTCTATTCTTTAAAGTACGAGAAAAGGTGTTTATGGTGTACAACTAAAGGGTTAAAGTGCTCTACGGAGGCTAAGTAAAAGTGGCTACTACCTAGTGGTAGGAGTCACCAAGGCTACTCTATTACCTAATAGGAGCTACTACCTTATAGTATGGCTTAAAAACTAGTACTAGAAGTGGTCTTGGCCTAGTAGGAGTAACATGAAAGAAATGAGCTCAAAAACTAAGTCAGAAGTGCCTCTTGGTCACTCTAGGCGCAAGTACCCCCCTCCATGGTACCTTGTAGGCGAAAATAGCTATAGAAACTAAGGCAATGGCTCCCTTGTACCATTCTAGGTGCAAGTAACATCTCATTAGTCTCCTGGAAGTGCAAAAAGCTTCAAAAACTAAGACAAAATCACTTAATGTTCCCTCCAGGGGCAAGTAACACTCCCCTTGGTCCTTCTAGGCGCAAGTAACATTAGAAACTAAGACAAATGCTCCCTTAACTCTATGTAGGCGCAAGTACTTTCCCCTTGGCTCCTAGGAGGCGCAACATAATGCAATTCTTGAAGATTCTAAGTGCCAGAACTCTTTCTAGGAGCCACTAACTTAAGCAAGCAATATTTATTGTTCTATTTATCCTCATCTCGAACGAGAGctgataaaataataaacaaagagATACTGAGAAACTCAAACTTATTGAGTATTCGTTAAACTTCTCACCGGAAAAACGTTATAATGCacggtttaactcttgtatattcataagggacattataatcgttatccggtAATTAGATCTTTAGACGAACAAAAACTAGACCATTGTATAAGTTTTATTTTATATATCTTTGTAAAAACAAGAACATTGTTGTTTTTGAATTGTAGCCGGTTGATTTATtcaccggagtgtagcaacaccacTCGAgaatttatatatgaatatatattttcGCGAATATCTTATTTTGTTTATGTTAATTTCTTAAACACTATTCACCGGAACCACTAATCGAACACTAAATTATCTATCCAcaaaagattttttttttaaaatttagtgagtatcgtatttaACCCCTTTTACGAGATTCTCTTTTATCATTATTATATTAGGATACAAATAATGTTCGagattatataataaaaaaaaacttacGGCTAATTTTTAAACACACCCGATCTTCTCTTATTTTAGAGAATATATAGTCTGTACAAGATTATCTTCACAGTTCTCGATACACTTTCAGTATTCGTAACCTCCCTTGAAAGCAAAGCAACATACATTAGTAAAGTTTTTTTGCATTATTATGACCAACTTTACAACTAGAACCCCcgtttaattaattaatttgtttttGGTTTATTTTGCTTGTGAGTACATGTTTTGTGTAGTAATCCTTTAAATTTTATGTAGCTTTCCATACCACAACCGCAACACACAAGTCTCCCTTGCCGTCATAGTTATTTTTCACAATCAACCAATGGACAAAGTGCCACTTTAATAAGTatatatgtaatttttttaaaaataaataacattttctatttaaaaaaaataaaatttaatgtTAAATTTAATTTTCTATTACTTCTTTTCTTAACTGATGAACTCACAAGTCATAACCTGAAATGATTGAAAATAAACTCTTACACACTTTATTTATGTAATTCTTTAATGATAGATAACTTGAAAACACATGCACAAAACAATTTATTTTTCTCCCACTTAAAAAATCCGGGAAAACTCGAGAATTGGGGGGCACATAAAAAGCAGTACACATTCCTACAAGGAGGTGTGGGCAGCACAACAGAACCCCACATCTCCAAAAGCAAAATGACACCCATCATCAAGAACTCTCTACCAGTTAAACTCAACGCACCTAACCTGTTCGACAAAATGACTGACCCAAACAACCTCACAATTATCACACACACAAAATCATTTCCCTTCTCTTCACTTTCATCATCCTTACTTGTCTGTTCAGCCGGCCTAAAGTTCAAATCTTTTTTTATCTCGTCACATAAAACATGTACATTTCTTGATTTTTATATGGTTCTTGCCTTGACGTTAATGGGTCAAACTCAAACCTCAAAACTCTCGAATCTTTTGTGCGTCACCATATGAATATTAAAGCAAAAGAGCCATGCTATGcactgctgttgctgttgtttAAATACTCTTCTTGGGGTAATGCTAATCTTGTTGATATcttcagttatatatatataagcacaAACATGCTTACCTGTAAATTCCCACTATGTATTTTTCTATAACTTTGTGACCCATATGATTGTATTGATTTATTGTGTTCAATTTTGGTGTTTGTGTAATGGGGTTTGTTGGTGACCTACTACTACTAGTTTTCGAGATTGTATATTTAATTATTGAGTGATATTATATGTGTGTTTGATATTTCTTTCTTTTGTATTGGTACTGAAGGAGAGGGAGATTAAAGTTTTGGACTTTGCCTATTCAGCTATGTCTCCAGCTGGGAAGGTTTCAGGGTTTTATCGAGAGGGGAATGAATGGTACAGTGCTGTTCCCGATTTCTTCttagttttttttttttgttaataAGTTTCAAAATTTACGGTTTTTAGTATTTACAAGTGCACAAATTGAACATTCTCAAGTCTACTGAATTATTATCCTATGTTGGTAATTATATAGATGAGCTGATGATTTCTTTAGTGAAATGAAAAGAGTACCGGGGTTTTGATTCTCTCCCCTATTTAGCATGTTGAATATAGTCAATCACCCGCCTCTTGAATGGGCTCAATATCCGAATAGATTTTTATCCGTGTTAAGTAATATGTATGTGGATAGAATTTTTAAGCATGATAGGTTAGTAGATTCTGAGATGGGTGAACGATGTAActtgtttttgaaaaataagaATCTTGCACAGCAGGAGTGCAAGTGTTCTACAATTTTTATGGttatgtaaattatttataaaagaGACATGTTTATATTGGAATGTGCATTTACAGGTTCTGCAAAACAACTTTGCCTAGTGATATCACTGTTAATGTCGATGGAGTAAAATTTCACCTTCACATGGTATTGCTTCTACTCTTTCTGTCTTCCGTATTTGTAGTGTTTACCCTGTGAAGAAGTGATTTTTGAGGGATTAATGTTTTCTTCTTGTTTCACTTGAGTATTACTTTTTCTTTAAGTATGCAAGCAACAAAGTATGTATCTTTTTAAATTAACTGAACTATCTTGATCAGTTCGTGTCAACACAAGATCCTTACGAGAGAATGAGGGCCCTTTAACTTATTCAGCATATTAAATTGTATTTTGCTTTGTGTGGAGTATAACGTTAGTTCCTAAGCTAAGTTTTGTAAATTACAAGCCCTGATGTGTTCATGTCAACCATAATAATACTTTCCAGTTTTCCCAATGGGGATGCTTGTTGGACTTAAAAAATAATCTGTCTCCAATTCAAAATAGTTTTTGTAAGTTCAATAGTTCATGCCTCATGGGACTTCTGAAACTGTAGCAGAACTTGGCAGTATAATGCTGTACTTGGAGTGTTTTGGATGCTGGTCAGTATAGCACATGCCACATGTTATATCCTCCTAATTATAAACACTATTATAATACATTTCCCGTCTCTCTAATTTAAACAATCTGATCTCATTGTCTAGACAGGGGATTTCCCATCCTTTACTATCAGTATTTGGATTCTTCACTTAAAAATTGCTTTGTTGGCTATCCTTAAGTTCCAAAttaattttatgaatttttatGGTAAACTTACATGCTATGAAATACATTTTTGTGAGTGGGGATTTTGATCATATATAGAATGTAGGTTTCATTCATATTACAGAACTTGATTACCACATAGGTTTTGTAAGATTAGCATTGCTGCATGTGATTCATTTTCTTTTTCTGTTTTCAAGTAACTAAATATGATCTAATAAAATTTATGTTCTTTTAAACATCCTTATATTATGTAACATTGGCTTTCCAGTTTCCTCTAATATCAAAATGCGGGAAGATAGCAAATATTGTCAAAGAATCTAAACAAACTCGTGACAGGACTTTCGTTATATCTCTTGAAGAATTTCCTGGCGGTGCTGATGCATTTTTAATAGCAGCTAAATTCTGTTACCAACTCAGGGTGGAATATACCCCAAGGAACATTGTGACAGTTTACTGTGCAGCTAATTACCTTGATATGACAGATGATTATGGGGAAGTTAACTTATTATTCGCAGCAGATAATTACTTCCACAAGAATGTGCTGAGAAACTGGAAGGATTGCGTTTTAGCTCTTCAAAGTTGTGAAGCCATTAAACCAAGTGCTGAAGAGCTTCAAATAGTCAATAAATGTTTGCATTCTATATCTGTGATGGTCTGCACAGATCCTAGTTTATTCGGATGGCCTATGTTGATGTATGGTAGCTTACAGAGCCCTGGGGGCAGCATATTATGGAACGGAATCAATACTGGTGCAAGAATCCAGAGTTCAGAATCCAACTGGTGGTttgaagacatctcatatttaagTGTAGCTTTATTTAAAAGACTTATACAGACAATGGAAGCAAGAAGGATAAGACCTGAAATTTTGGTGGGTGCAATAATATACTATTCTAAAAAGTACCTTCCAGGATTGGGCCGATGGCAGGGTGGACAGAGTGGCAAAACAAGAACTCTTGCTAGTCTTAGCATGACACCTGCTGCCATTGACGAGAGGAATTTACTGGAAACTGTTGAGAAGTTGCTTCCTGAAAAGAAGAGTAAATCTTTTTGCCGTTTTCTTTTGGGACTTCTTCGTGTTGCATTCATACTAGGTGCTAGTCCTACGTGCCTGGATTCCCTGGAGAGGAGAATAGGGATGCAGTTGGAATTGGCAACGTTAGATAGTCTTCTAATGCCTTCTTATGCAGATTCTGATGCATTATATAATACTGACTGTGTGGAACGAATTATTAATCACTTTATATCTTCTGAACAAAGGGCAACTTCATTTTCTCCATCGTCTTTGAACTTAGAGGTCTCTCCATCATCTGGACCATTGAAGAAAGTTGCAAAACTGGTTGATGGCTATATCGCAGAAGTTGCATCTGACATGAACTTAAAACCTGAACAGATTCGTTCACTTGCCCAATCCCTTCCAGAGTCTTCAAGAAGTTTTCATGATGGAATATACAGAGCACTGGATATTTTTCTCAAGGTTCGTTGAAATAATGGAGTTCTATTTATCTTTAGGAGCATTGCTAGATACCTATCTTTTACTTTTATTTGTTTTATATGGAAAATCAAACTCTATATTAATTGGATTTTCtgatctgttttgattttatacATTTCTATTAAAAGACCTATGTGTAGTCAAAACTTTATGGGAAAAATGAACCTTTAGCCTGTTCCTTAAAAGCGTTGACAAAGGTAATTGGAGAATTACTTT
The sequence above is drawn from the Apium graveolens cultivar Ventura chromosome 2, ASM990537v1, whole genome shotgun sequence genome and encodes:
- the LOC141707422 gene encoding BTB/POZ domain-containing protein At3g44820 isoform X2, translating into MFPLISKCGKIANIVKESKQTRDRTFVISLEEFPGGADAFLIAAKFCYQLRVEYTPRNIVTVYCAANYLDMTDDYGEVNLLFAADNYFHKNVLRNWKDCVLALQSCEAIKPSAEELQIVNKCLHSISVMVCTDPSLFGWPMLMYGSLQSPGGSILWNGINTGARIQSSESNWWFEDISYLSVALFKRLIQTMEARRIRPEILVGAIIYYSKKYLPGLGRWQGGQSGKTRTLASLSMTPAAIDERNLLETVEKLLPEKKSKSFCRFLLGLLRVAFILGASPTCLDSLERRIGMQLELATLDSLLMPSYADSDALYNTDCVERIINHFISSEQRATSFSPSSLNLEVSPSSGPLKKVAKLVDGYIAEVASDMNLKPEQIRSLAQSLPESSRSFHDGIYRALDIFLKAHPWLSDKEKEQLCTIIDFQKLSVDACAHASHNQRLPLRIVLQVLFFEQMQLRRALAGSYAFDDGSHAPADQPTGTDDLATRVVRRDGWVTVVRENQVLKVDLDSMRSRVGELEEKFNRMKQKVKRVTRSHSSLASQRFFGGRIGCNPLPRSSNARAGIVESTAPSPRASVEQEQSSRHSRHSKGLSSHG
- the LOC141707422 gene encoding BTB/POZ domain-containing protein At3g44820 isoform X1, with the protein product MHCCCCCLNTLLGEREIKVLDFAYSAMSPAGKVSGFYREGNEWFCKTTLPSDITVNVDGVKFHLHMFPLISKCGKIANIVKESKQTRDRTFVISLEEFPGGADAFLIAAKFCYQLRVEYTPRNIVTVYCAANYLDMTDDYGEVNLLFAADNYFHKNVLRNWKDCVLALQSCEAIKPSAEELQIVNKCLHSISVMVCTDPSLFGWPMLMYGSLQSPGGSILWNGINTGARIQSSESNWWFEDISYLSVALFKRLIQTMEARRIRPEILVGAIIYYSKKYLPGLGRWQGGQSGKTRTLASLSMTPAAIDERNLLETVEKLLPEKKSKSFCRFLLGLLRVAFILGASPTCLDSLERRIGMQLELATLDSLLMPSYADSDALYNTDCVERIINHFISSEQRATSFSPSSLNLEVSPSSGPLKKVAKLVDGYIAEVASDMNLKPEQIRSLAQSLPESSRSFHDGIYRALDIFLKAHPWLSDKEKEQLCTIIDFQKLSVDACAHASHNQRLPLRIVLQVLFFEQMQLRRALAGSYAFDDGSHAPADQPTGTDDLATRVVRRDGWVTVVRENQVLKVDLDSMRSRVGELEEKFNRMKQKVKRVTRSHSSLASQRFFGGRIGCNPLPRSSNARAGIVESTAPSPRASVEQEQSSRHSRHSKGLSSHG